The segment TATTTGGAGCCGGCAGGTCCAAATCCGGGGAAACGTGCCTGGTGACTTTTCTACCctgtccccagctctcctgggcTTGGCCAAGGTGCAGGATCCGGGCAGTGGAGGAgagggtgctggggctgagcagtcCCTGCCGGGTTTTGCAGCAGAATGCAACCCGAGCATTTCTGAGCTGCTGGTGCCCGGGCTCCTCACACCTTCCTGCTCCCCCACTAGGTCTCCGAGCAGGGTGTCGCTGCTGTGGAGCCCTCGTCCTGCCAGAGGGCAGGGCCCGGTGCCTGCAGGATGGCGAGATGGCTGCCTCGCTCCACGGACCTGACCCGCTTCTGCCAGAAACTCAACCGAGTGAAGACCTTAGAGGATGACATGATGGAGACATCCTTCAACAGATGCCTTTCCACCATCGACTTGACGCTACTGGGCATTGGGGGCATGGTGGGCTCTGGGCTGTACGTCCTCACAGGCACCGTAGCCAAGGAGATGGCTGGCCCCGCTGTCATCGTCTCTTTCATCATTGCTGGCTTTGCCTCACtcctggctgctctctgctACGCCGAGTTTGGGGCCCGGGTACCCAAGACAGGCTCTGCCTACATGTTCACCTACGTGTCCGTGGGTGAGATCTGGGCGTTTCTCATCGGCTGGAACGTGCTGCTGGAGTACATGATTGGGGGTGCAGCGGTGGCCAGGGCCTGGAGTGGCTACCTGGACTCCATCTTCAACCACAAAATTAAGAACTTCACTGAGACCCACATCGGCACCTGGCAGGTTCCCTTCCTGGCCCACTACCCTGACTTCCTGGCAGCCACCATCCTGCTGGTAGCCACTGCCTTCATTTCCTTTGGGGCCAAAGTGTCCTCCTGGCTCAACCATGTCTTCTCGGCTGTCAGCATAGGCGTCATCCTCTTCATTCTCATCATGGGCTTTGTCCTCGCACAGCCCAAGAACTGGGGTGCCCAGGAGGGAGGCTTTGCCCCATACGGATTGTCAGGCATCATGGCTGGCACAGCCACCTGCTTCTATGCCTTCGTGGGCTTTGATGTCATCGCGGCCTCCAGTGAAGAAGCCAGGAACCCACAGaaggctgtccccagggccatAGCGTTCTCCTTGGGGTTGGCCACCGGCGCCTACATCCTTGTGTCCATGGTGCTGACACTGATGGTGCCCTGGCACACGCTGGACCCTGACTCTGCCCTGGCTGATGCATTTTACAGGAGAGGCTACTCCTGGGCGGGATTTCTGGTTGCGGCTGGCTCCATCTGTGGTGAGTACGGACCGGCTGGTGGAGGTGGGAGCGTGCAAACCTGGGGCTGGGAGGTAGGGTGGTTTGGGCAATGCACCAAATCTCACGTGGGTCTCTGCCTGTCCCTCAGCAATGAACACGGTCCTGCTGAGCAACCTCTTCTCCCTGCCACGCATTGTCTATGCCATGGCCGAGGACGGGCTCTTCTTCCAGGTGTTCTCCCGAGTGCACCCCCGCACGCAGGTGCCCGTCATTGGCATTGTGGTCTTTGGGCTGCTCATGGCCCTGCTGGCCCTCGTCTTTGACCTGGAGGCCCTGGTGCAGTTCctgtccatcggcacgctgctTGCCTACACCTTTGTGGCTGCCAGCATCATCGTGCTGCGcttccagcagcagaaggcaggcGCCCCCACGCAGCCAGCTGGCAGCCggcccagccccgagccctgcgAGGGCCCCGCCGCCAGCGAGCTGAAGGAGTACGAGTCCTTCTCCGACAAGCTCCAGCTGGTGGATAGAGACAAGGGCAAAGAGCACCGGGAGCCGGGGCAGCTGAAGGCAGCTTTTGAGCCCTACCTGGAGTTCCTCAGCGACTTTTACCCAGGCGAGGTGGTCACGGTGGCTGTGGTGACCCTGATGGTGTCTGCCATCTGCCTCTGCTCCATCTTGGTGTTTGGCAACACCCACCTCCACCTGCCCACCTGGAGTTACTCCCTGCTGCTCGTCCTCTTCAGCCTGGGTTTCCTGCTCAGCCTGCTCCTCATCTGGGTGCACGAGCAGCAGCGCAGCACGCAGACCTTCCAGGTACGTCTGGGGCCATGGGCTGGGACGAGGCAGGGTGTGAGCAGCGCTGCTGGACCCTCGAGAGCCTGCGGTCACCCTGATCTGGTGaaagcactgcagctgctgaggaAGAGACAGGAGGAGCAGGGTGTCAGTGAGCACTGGGTGTGGGGTGTTGCTGTCAGCAGTGTCACCTGGCAGGCAGGGCACAGAGGGTGTGGGAGCAGGTGGAGTtgggagaggcagagcagtgactcTGAAGGGACTCTGAGGCACGGAGGACGTGAGGCTGTGCGACACGTGATACTGGACTGCAACATCAAGAAGGTGGTACTGGAGAGGTCCTGTCCCCTGGGGAACGCATGAGCCTTCCACTGAGAGCATCCCTGGCATGGTTCGGGCAAATGCATCCTTCCGCCCCTGTGGTGGCGGCCACATCCTGGGAGCAGATGTGCCCAGGTTGTGCTGGGATGGGTGTCCTCCCTGTCCATTCGATGGGGAGCAGCACACCCTGCCCTTGAGGGTcactgctgccttccagcaTTCCTCCCCATGTCCTCTGCAGGTCCTggctctcctcctgcccatCCCAGATACCCCTGCCTCTCGAGCAGTCCAGACATCCGGAAGGCAGTGTTGCTCCCTGCCTGTGTTATCTAGCCAGGACCATGTTGTCTCTGGATTGCACTGGGTCTGGTTTGGTCCTTGTGCCCCTGCCTACCCTGCCAGCCTGGCAAGCAgccagggaaaaaaaggttcTCAGAAAGCCCCAGGGACCAGGTACAAGTTGTTGTTCCCCACATTTGCTTGCCAGTGCCGTTGTGTCTCTGCGGTTTTAAGGACAAGGACACGGTCctacagcacagcagctgtgtcTGTTCCTGGCAGGTCTCTCAGTGATGGCTCTGGTTCTCTTGCAGATCCCCCTggtgcccctgtccccagcactgAGCATCGTCCTCAATATCTATCTCATGCTGAAGCTCAGCTATGTGACATGGCTTCGCTTCACGGTCTGGCTCATCTTAGGTGAGTGCTCTCATGGCAGCATAATCCCTGAGAACCCGTGCTCCCTTCTGGGGAGAGGGAAGTGCCTGGTGTGGCtctggggagcaggagcagggcagcagtgacctccctgctcccagcctgggCAGGCTGCCCTCAGTCTGTGCTCACCT is part of the Anser cygnoides isolate HZ-2024a breed goose chromosome 17, Taihu_goose_T2T_genome, whole genome shotgun sequence genome and harbors:
- the SLC7A4 gene encoding cationic amino acid transporter 4 isoform X1, with the protein product MAVVPATRPGAPEHGDRGRFPPRTAAEEQSRVSALHFIGCVRRPGFGLTAPSSAASFTGSAPAHPAGVTRGRPPGPCRAPGSRCHRPLPGARPSAGPDRAGPPRLGAARRGSARSRCGPEPRGAPGAQGPPAAGTGQVSEQGVAAVEPSSCQRAGPGACRMARWLPRSTDLTRFCQKLNRVKTLEDDMMETSFNRCLSTIDLTLLGIGGMVGSGLYVLTGTVAKEMAGPAVIVSFIIAGFASLLAALCYAEFGARVPKTGSAYMFTYVSVGEIWAFLIGWNVLLEYMIGGAAVARAWSGYLDSIFNHKIKNFTETHIGTWQVPFLAHYPDFLAATILLVATAFISFGAKVSSWLNHVFSAVSIGVILFILIMGFVLAQPKNWGAQEGGFAPYGLSGIMAGTATCFYAFVGFDVIAASSEEARNPQKAVPRAIAFSLGLATGAYILVSMVLTLMVPWHTLDPDSALADAFYRRGYSWAGFLVAAGSICAMNTVLLSNLFSLPRIVYAMAEDGLFFQVFSRVHPRTQVPVIGIVVFGLLMALLALVFDLEALVQFLSIGTLLAYTFVAASIIVLRFQQQKAGAPTQPAGSRPSPEPCEGPAASELKEYESFSDKLQLVDRDKGKEHREPGQLKAAFEPYLEFLSDFYPGEVVTVAVVTLMVSAICLCSILVFGNTHLHLPTWSYSLLLVLFSLGFLLSLLLIWVHEQQRSTQTFQIPLVPLSPALSIVLNIYLMLKLSYVTWLRFTVWLILGLLVYFGYGIWHSKENLREPQLQRVSAHYVVFPSGSLEETVQAVQPSPQPAAGLPDTDTDEAKR
- the SLC7A4 gene encoding cationic amino acid transporter 4 isoform X2, translating into MARWLPRSTDLTRFCQKLNRVKTLEDDMMETSFNRCLSTIDLTLLGIGGMVGSGLYVLTGTVAKEMAGPAVIVSFIIAGFASLLAALCYAEFGARVPKTGSAYMFTYVSVGEIWAFLIGWNVLLEYMIGGAAVARAWSGYLDSIFNHKIKNFTETHIGTWQVPFLAHYPDFLAATILLVATAFISFGAKVSSWLNHVFSAVSIGVILFILIMGFVLAQPKNWGAQEGGFAPYGLSGIMAGTATCFYAFVGFDVIAASSEEARNPQKAVPRAIAFSLGLATGAYILVSMVLTLMVPWHTLDPDSALADAFYRRGYSWAGFLVAAGSICAMNTVLLSNLFSLPRIVYAMAEDGLFFQVFSRVHPRTQVPVIGIVVFGLLMALLALVFDLEALVQFLSIGTLLAYTFVAASIIVLRFQQQKAGAPTQPAGSRPSPEPCEGPAASELKEYESFSDKLQLVDRDKGKEHREPGQLKAAFEPYLEFLSDFYPGEVVTVAVVTLMVSAICLCSILVFGNTHLHLPTWSYSLLLVLFSLGFLLSLLLIWVHEQQRSTQTFQIPLVPLSPALSIVLNIYLMLKLSYVTWLRFTVWLILGLLVYFGYGIWHSKENLREPQLQRVSAHYVVFPSGSLEETVQAVQPSPQPAAGLPDTDTDEAKR